A genomic stretch from Desulfonatronospira thiodismutans ASO3-1 includes:
- a CDS encoding DUF2283 domain-containing protein, producing MSENNEKIPEPIVSDDEEAGSVEVTPNITAELNNRGELIGIEILGASTFIRLTPETLS from the coding sequence ATGAGTGAGAACAACGAAAAGATTCCTGAACCGATTGTATCTGATGACGAAGAGGCCGGCAGCGTGGAGGTCACTCCAAACATAACGGCGGAGCTTAATAACAGAGGCGAGCTCATCGGTATTGAGATTCTGGGAGCAAGCACCTTCATTAGACTTACTCCTGAAACCCTGTCATAA
- a CDS encoding ribbon-helix-helix protein, CopG family gives MTTLTVRLPESMKNELDQLSRAENRAVSDIVRESLKRYIAVEKFRSVRGKILPFAEAQGLLTDEDVFKALS, from the coding sequence ATGACTACTCTTACTGTTCGCCTGCCGGAAAGCATGAAAAACGAGCTTGACCAGCTCAGCCGTGCAGAAAACAGGGCGGTCAGCGATATTGTCCGGGAATCGCTGAAACGTTATATCGCAGTGGAAAAATTTCGCTCTGTGCGCGGGAAGATTTTGCCTTTTGCCGAGGCACAAGGCCTGCTGACTGATGAGGATGTATTCAAGGCCCTGTCATGA
- a CDS encoding putative toxin-antitoxin system toxin component, PIN family, which produces MRVVLDANVIIAAAAARGVCEAVFELCLEQHQLIICEGLLREIDEKLRFKINVPAPVVAEYLQLLRNNTETVTPSAVDPESCRDPDDLVIPGLVSPGNVEAIVTGDQDLLVPGSYEKARIISPREFWEQERRGR; this is translated from the coding sequence ATGAGGGTTGTTCTTGATGCCAACGTCATTATCGCGGCTGCAGCCGCCCGCGGGGTTTGCGAGGCGGTTTTTGAGCTTTGCCTGGAGCAACATCAGCTCATCATCTGCGAAGGCCTGTTGCGGGAAATAGATGAAAAGCTGCGATTCAAAATCAATGTCCCTGCTCCTGTTGTTGCCGAGTACCTGCAATTGCTGCGCAATAATACAGAAACCGTGACACCTTCGGCAGTTGATCCGGAAAGCTGCCGCGATCCGGACGATCTGGTGATCCCTGGTCTGGTTTCACCAGGAAATGTGGAGGCAATTGTCACCGGCGACCAGGACCTGCTGGTGCCGGGCAGCTATGAGAAAGCGCGGATTATCTCCCCGCGTGAATTCTGGGAGCAGGAAAGGCGCGGCCGTTAG
- a CDS encoding BrnT family toxin produces MFEWDELKALANKTRHGISFAGTFAVFEDPNALTVEEYHHHE; encoded by the coding sequence ATGTTTGAATGGGACGAATTAAAGGCTTTGGCAAACAAGACCAGACACGGGATTTCATTTGCCGGTACGTTCGCTGTTTTTGAAGACCCCAATGCTTTAACTGTTGAGGAATATCATCACCATGAGTAG
- a CDS encoding BrnT family toxin, with protein sequence MGMDAFGRVLIVVYAWRGDRIRIISARKAVRQEVKIYEGPI encoded by the coding sequence ATGGGCATGGACGCCTTTGGCCGGGTGCTGATCGTGGTGTATGCATGGCGTGGAGACAGGATAAGGATTATTTCCGCACGAAAGGCAGTGCGTCAAGAGGTGAAAATTTATGAAGGACCAATATGA
- a CDS encoding BrnA antitoxin family protein: protein MKDQYDFSKGKRGAVTPASGNKVRITIRLDSDIVDWFRSRVEEKGGGNYQTMLNQALRSYIDQQGQPLEDVLRRVLREELNSAQ from the coding sequence ATGAAGGACCAATATGATTTCAGTAAAGGGAAACGGGGAGCAGTTACACCTGCCTCCGGAAATAAGGTCAGGATAACCATTCGTCTTGACAGCGATATAGTAGACTGGTTCAGGTCGAGGGTAGAGGAAAAAGGCGGGGGCAACTACCAGACCATGTTGAATCAAGCCCTCAGATCATATATTGATCAACAGGGCCAGCCCCTTGAGGATGTTCTACGCCGTGTGCTCCGTGAGGAACTGAACTCTGCTCAATAG
- a CDS encoding type II toxin-antitoxin system RelE family toxin encodes MWKVEYRKRFLKELAGLPLHVQARAEKLVFEELHAGENPFELELLEHMKGYPGKYKIQIGQYRIGVSLKKMIDSLSVNELPMQGYL; translated from the coding sequence ATGTGGAAAGTTGAATACAGGAAACGCTTTTTGAAAGAGCTTGCCGGGCTCCCTCTCCATGTTCAAGCCAGGGCTGAAAAGCTGGTCTTTGAAGAGCTTCATGCGGGAGAAAACCCTTTTGAACTTGAGTTGCTCGAACATATGAAAGGATACCCAGGCAAATATAAAATCCAAATTGGCCAGTACAGGATTGGAGTTTCACTGAAAAAAATGATAGACTCATTATCTGTGAACGAATTGCCCATGCAAGGATATTTATAA
- a CDS encoding type II toxin-antitoxin system VapC family toxin, with protein sequence MDTDICIYWLKGSEQLKKKIQQVGPEKLGVAIFSLAELLYGAYHSQRVEQNIMDIQRFTSKIKVFGFDDDAANFFGKIKAGLRKKGQIIEDLDILIASTVLSHGAVLVTNNTSHFARINGLRHENWLEQ encoded by the coding sequence TTGGACACGGACATCTGCATATACTGGCTGAAAGGAAGTGAGCAGCTTAAGAAAAAGATTCAGCAGGTTGGGCCTGAAAAGCTTGGGGTTGCAATATTTTCTCTGGCTGAACTCCTCTACGGCGCTTACCACTCGCAGCGTGTAGAGCAAAATATCATGGATATCCAAAGGTTCACATCTAAAATCAAAGTTTTCGGATTTGATGATGATGCAGCAAATTTTTTCGGCAAAATTAAGGCTGGGCTTCGCAAAAAAGGGCAGATCATTGAAGATCTGGATATTCTTATTGCTTCAACTGTCCTGAGTCATGGTGCTGTTCTGGTGACTAACAACACATCGCATTTTGCCAGAATAAATGGTTTGCGTCATGAAAACTGGCTTGAGCAGTAA
- a CDS encoding Txe/YoeB family addiction module toxin: protein MRLVFDDHAFEDFSWFISNDPKLAKKTIALIQDIKRTPFKGIGKPEPLKHELSGCWSRRINTEHRLVYQVTEEEIRILACRYHYK from the coding sequence ATGCGCTTGGTATTTGACGACCACGCATTTGAGGATTTTTCCTGGTTTATTTCCAATGATCCAAAGCTGGCTAAAAAGACTATAGCCCTGATTCAGGATATAAAACGGACTCCGTTCAAGGGGATTGGCAAACCAGAGCCGCTGAAACATGAGTTGTCAGGTTGCTGGTCACGAAGGATTAATACGGAACATCGACTGGTATATCAAGTCACAGAAGAGGAAATCAGAATATTGGCTTGCCGGTATCACTATAAGTAA
- a CDS encoding addiction module protein encodes MSTITADILELSVAERLQLVEDIWDSIAAVPEAVPLNEDQKKELDRRLEAYHLDPEAGSPWIEVRERLRTRSGS; translated from the coding sequence ATGAGTACAATAACAGCAGACATTCTTGAACTCAGCGTTGCTGAACGGCTTCAACTGGTGGAAGACATATGGGACAGCATTGCTGCAGTCCCGGAGGCTGTTCCACTCAACGAAGATCAGAAGAAGGAACTGGATCGCCGGCTGGAAGCGTATCACTTGGATCCTGAAGCCGGGTCTCCGTGGATTGAAGTCAGGGAGCGGCTTCGTACCCGGTCAGGATCATGA
- a CDS encoding DUF2283 domain-containing protein produces the protein MNKTRLAYFEEDDVLHLVVSDDEEAGSVEVSPNITTELNNRGELIGIEILGASTFIRDSVLESVHAKILDLAKAKTA, from the coding sequence ATGAATAAAACACGTCTGGCATATTTTGAAGAGGATGACGTACTTCATCTTGTTGTATCTGATGATGAAGAGGCCGGCAGCGTGGAGGTCAGTCCAAACATAACAACGGAGCTTAATAACAGAGGAGAACTTATCGGTATTGAGATTCTGGGAGCAAGTACCTTCATTAGAGACTCTGTTCTTGAATCTGTTCATGCAAAAATCCTTGATCTTGCCAAAGCAAAAACGGCCTGA
- a CDS encoding ORF6N domain-containing protein, with protein sequence MLRGMKVMLDRDLAELYGVETRILKQAVRRNSERFPDDFMFELSQEEFKNWRSQFVISNSDKMGLRYPPMAFTEQGVAMLSSVLNSKRSIQVNIQIMRAFTQLRQMLASHEDLRQKIEEMESKYDEQFQVVFQAIQELLDKDQQPGKKIGFLKEDQTEYETD encoded by the coding sequence ATGCTGCGTGGAATGAAGGTCATGCTGGATCGCGATTTGGCAGAACTTTACGGAGTTGAGACCAGGATATTAAAACAAGCGGTAAGAAGAAACAGCGAAAGGTTTCCTGATGATTTCATGTTTGAACTGTCTCAGGAAGAGTTTAAAAATTGGAGGTCACAATTTGTGATCTCCAATTCGGATAAGATGGGACTACGGTATCCGCCTATGGCTTTTACAGAGCAGGGTGTTGCCATGCTTTCTTCAGTGCTTAACAGCAAACGGTCGATTCAAGTAAACATCCAGATCATGCGGGCCTTTACCCAGCTCAGGCAGATGCTGGCCTCGCATGAAGATTTGAGACAAAAAATCGAAGAAATGGAATCAAAATACGATGAACAGTTCCAGGTTGTGTTTCAGGCCATACAGGAGCTTTTGGATAAAGATCAACAGCCCGGAAAAAAGATTGGATTCCTCAAGGAAGATCAAACTGAATACGAAACAGACTAA
- a CDS encoding HNH endonuclease, which yields MTSDYLQKLARLRTDANRSRWTEVTAHRAPHKPFLLLSVMDLAAQGELTSPFIEPGFDLIERFARYWDLVRPPSGKCNMAYPFFHMRSEGFWHLVPGPGKENQVHEGITSSITRLKTVVLGAELDPELFQLISEHKSREELRAVVLHTYFAPEVREKLLLEASENQQAYEYSRKLLKAAEKTLPYGSDKPANIRDQGFRKAVMTLYAHRCALCGIRMLTPEGHTIVEAAHIRPWSDTSDDRPANGMALCRLCHWSFDRGFMGVGKEYEVLISPLSRQEHNNPGPIMTLDHRPIFKPSDERHIPDQECLGWHRREVFRT from the coding sequence ATGACAAGCGACTACCTGCAAAAGCTGGCCCGGCTGCGCACGGATGCAAACCGCAGCCGCTGGACAGAGGTCACTGCCCACCGCGCCCCGCACAAGCCCTTTCTGCTTTTGTCGGTAATGGACCTGGCCGCCCAGGGCGAACTGACTTCCCCATTTATTGAACCCGGCTTTGACCTCATTGAACGCTTTGCCAGGTACTGGGACCTGGTGCGTCCTCCCAGCGGCAAGTGCAACATGGCCTATCCCTTCTTTCATATGCGCAGCGAGGGGTTCTGGCACCTGGTTCCCGGGCCTGGAAAAGAAAACCAGGTCCACGAAGGCATCACATCTTCCATAACCAGGCTGAAAACAGTGGTTTTGGGCGCTGAACTTGACCCGGAGCTGTTTCAGCTGATTTCCGAACACAAAAGCAGGGAAGAACTCAGGGCTGTTGTCCTGCATACGTATTTTGCCCCGGAAGTCCGGGAAAAGCTTCTGCTGGAAGCATCTGAAAATCAGCAGGCTTATGAATACAGCCGGAAACTTCTCAAGGCCGCAGAAAAGACCCTGCCCTACGGCTCTGATAAACCCGCCAATATCAGGGACCAGGGTTTCCGCAAGGCGGTCATGACTCTGTACGCTCACCGCTGCGCCCTGTGCGGCATCCGCATGCTCACCCCGGAAGGCCACACCATAGTTGAAGCAGCCCACATAAGGCCCTGGTCGGATACAAGCGATGACCGTCCAGCCAACGGCATGGCCCTGTGCAGGCTCTGTCACTGGAGCTTCGACAGGGGATTCATGGGTGTGGGCAAAGAGTATGAAGTTCTGATTTCTCCTCTGTCCAGGCAGGAACACAACAACCCCGGCCCCATCATGACTCTGGATCACAGGCCGATCTTCAAGCCATCAGATGAGAGACACATCCCGGATCAGGAGTGCCTGGGCTGGCACAGGCGAGAGGTGTTCAGGACATGA
- a CDS encoding GNAT family N-acetyltransferase gives MIHRVLDKSKQKEVEELFTSVFTASEGEKEGKLLGNLSSQLASNLDNNEIICFGVYEKEILIGSIFFTRLEFSKPIQVFMLAPVAVSAEHQGKGIGQALINYGLNELKKRSVNVAVTYGDPSFYSKVGFQSLSENVIQAPLKLSMPFGWLGQSLTVEPIPTINERPMCVKEFNAPVYW, from the coding sequence ATGATTCACCGAGTTCTGGATAAATCAAAACAAAAAGAGGTAGAAGAGCTGTTCACTTCTGTATTCACCGCATCAGAGGGTGAAAAGGAAGGAAAGCTGCTTGGTAACCTTTCTTCACAGTTGGCATCAAACCTCGACAATAATGAAATAATCTGTTTCGGCGTATATGAAAAAGAAATTCTCATCGGTTCTATTTTCTTTACTCGCCTTGAGTTTAGTAAGCCTATTCAGGTTTTCATGCTTGCCCCGGTTGCAGTAAGCGCTGAACATCAGGGAAAAGGCATCGGACAGGCACTAATCAATTACGGGCTTAATGAACTCAAAAAGCGCTCTGTTAATGTTGCTGTCACATATGGAGATCCATCCTTTTATTCAAAGGTGGGGTTTCAGTCGCTTTCAGAAAATGTAATTCAGGCTCCGCTAAAGCTTTCAATGCCTTTTGGCTGGCTTGGCCAATCTTTAACGGTAGAGCCGATTCCAACTATTAATGAACGTCCCATGTGCGTTAAGGAATTCAATGCCCCCGTTTATTGGTAA
- a CDS encoding type I restriction-modification system subunit M N-terminal domain-containing protein yields the protein MWAAADKLRGHMDASEYKYVVLGLIFLKYISDSFQAKYIKHPRFPPRHPPSQTHFRQTACPGCREVC from the coding sequence ATGTGGGCCGCAGCTGACAAACTCCGGGGCCATATGGACGCCTCGGAGTACAAATACGTGGTCCTGGGGTTGATTTTCTTGAAATACATCTCTGATTCCTTTCAGGCCAAATATATCAAACACCCTCGCTTCCCTCCGCGACACCCTCCTTCCCAGACTCATTTCCGGCAAACTGCGTGTCCCGGATGCCGAGAAGTTTGTTGA
- a CDS encoding virulence RhuM family protein: protein MTNEIILYSTPEGNKKVGVLYHDESFWMTQKAIAELFDVEVPAISKHLGNIYDSGELEREATISILETVRREGNRNVKRKLEYYNLDAIIAVGYRVNSYQATQFRVWATKTLKEFIIKGYVLDDERLRQEKHYGSCADTVILPISRRKRLRPSWNRRRFSAGSGWLYDLH from the coding sequence ATGACCAACGAAATAATCCTTTACAGCACCCCGGAAGGCAACAAGAAAGTCGGCGTTTTGTACCATGATGAAAGTTTCTGGATGACGCAGAAAGCAATCGCAGAACTTTTCGACGTTGAAGTCCCGGCTATCAGCAAACACCTTGGCAACATCTACGATTCAGGAGAGTTGGAGCGGGAGGCAACTATTTCCATTTTGGAAACAGTTCGTCGGGAGGGCAACCGCAACGTCAAACGAAAGCTGGAATATTACAACCTCGACGCCATCATTGCCGTGGGGTACAGGGTCAACAGCTATCAGGCCACCCAGTTCCGGGTCTGGGCGACCAAGACACTCAAGGAATTCATTATCAAGGGATATGTGCTGGATGATGAACGACTCAGGCAGGAAAAACATTACGGATCCTGCGCAGATACGGTTATCCTCCCGATAAGCAGGAGAAAGCGACTCAGACCGTCCTGGAACAGGCGGAGGTTCTCTGCCGGCAGTGGGTGGCTGTATGATCTGCATTAA
- a CDS encoding (deoxy)nucleoside triphosphate pyrophosphohydrolase yields the protein MPHIHVTCAIIERNGLVLAARRSALMQLPLKWEFPGGKIRAGEDPGECLKREIREELALEIDIAGELSPATHHYPDFIVTLYPFICKAKTSGFKLAEHAEAAWFPPGELTGLDWAEADLPVLDAYLATLERKS from the coding sequence ATGCCCCACATCCACGTAACCTGCGCGATTATTGAGCGAAACGGCCTGGTCCTGGCGGCCAGGCGCAGCGCTTTAATGCAGCTGCCCCTGAAATGGGAATTTCCTGGGGGCAAGATAAGAGCCGGGGAAGATCCAGGAGAATGTCTGAAAAGAGAAATCCGGGAAGAACTGGCTCTAGAGATTGACATTGCGGGTGAATTGTCCCCAGCTACTCATCACTACCCGGACTTCATTGTTACCCTTTATCCTTTCATCTGCAAGGCAAAGACCTCCGGATTCAAGCTTGCAGAACATGCAGAAGCTGCCTGGTTTCCACCGGGCGAGCTTACCGGCCTGGACTGGGCCGAGGCTGATCTGCCGGTCCTTGATGCATACCTTGCAACGCTTGAGAGAAAGAGCTGA
- a CDS encoding DUF3427 domain-containing protein, whose protein sequence is MANKLAYGIYDALLDNRLQSILDQYPELRTVLGKIDTEEQPARYADLVAKVVRQVLREETDSDKRTLICNAILAQLYAGTEQQVNISQLVSGKKPVLLEITPPNYAKSGIPRPHTPIFESSLFTGSPRDPQLVHELLAEMKSADSVDILISFIKWSGLRLLMPAFEDLRDRRVPVRLITTSYMGASDAPAVEWLARMPNVQARVSYDTQRTRLHAKAYFFKRDSGFSTAYIGSANMSHAAMTSGLEWNLKVTEQDMLHILEKFTAEFETYWNSREFIPFDPDDPGQLREAISRARTSKARARVFFDLRPHPFQERILEELEQDRKVNNQHQNLVVAATGTGKTVIAAFDFQRFFQRKQKQVKLLFVAHRQEILEQAQDTFRNVLKDHNFGDLLVGQHQAEQVKHLFCSVSMITNRRLGEQVGRDFYDFIIIDEAHHGTAASYRPIFDNFEPEVLLGLTATPERMDGENVLADFGNRITSEIRLPEALEEKLLCPFHYFGVADPISLNEDRFWHHGRYNVAKLEKIYTGAHVQARQRLDVVLEALKRYEPELAQIKGVGFCVSIRHAHYMADMFSQHGIPSAALVSGIDNNQCASLLEQLRSGELTFLFTVDKLSEGVDVPDLNVVLFLRPTESLTVFMQQLGRGLRHAPGKDCLTVLDFVGQAHRKYRIDTKLKALLPRHRFSIDHEVEMDFPHMPPGCSIQLDRVSRKYVLENIRENLRNLAVQVPERMQSFENETGQQLTFGNFISHHDYEPERLLVKETWSGWKSKANLSAIPGDPDLKRLKNALIRIAQINGPREIARLRRILLHLQENDITQALATAGDTAISTHYRIWADKAGNLDMSSLEDSFTRLSRNPTILADMDEILAWAAGDSKIEGRQPGLVFESPLELHARYSSRDINAALGLADLHSPGPTGTGILHTKKIKTYALLLTFQKTEREFSPTTMYSDYPISRQRIHWESQSTNTQQGQTGQNLIHHREKGYTVLFFVREQKKSLGVTMPFTFLGPGEMISYEGERPIKMVWELQHPMPVEMFENNRLGG, encoded by the coding sequence ATGGCCAACAAGCTTGCTTATGGCATTTATGACGCCCTGCTGGATAACCGCCTCCAGAGCATACTGGACCAGTATCCAGAACTGCGAACAGTTCTTGGAAAAATAGATACAGAGGAACAGCCGGCCAGGTATGCGGATCTTGTGGCCAAAGTGGTCAGGCAGGTTCTGCGTGAAGAAACCGACTCAGACAAGAGAACTCTGATTTGCAACGCTATTCTTGCTCAACTGTATGCTGGCACTGAACAGCAAGTAAACATAAGTCAACTGGTTTCGGGTAAAAAGCCAGTTCTTTTGGAGATAACCCCTCCTAACTATGCAAAGTCAGGCATTCCCAGGCCTCACACGCCAATATTTGAAAGCAGTCTTTTTACAGGTTCCCCTCGTGACCCTCAGTTAGTCCACGAACTTTTGGCCGAGATGAAATCCGCAGATTCGGTGGATATTCTGATTTCCTTTATAAAGTGGTCAGGGCTGCGTTTGCTCATGCCTGCTTTTGAAGATCTGCGGGACCGTAGAGTGCCTGTGCGGCTTATTACTACTTCCTACATGGGTGCATCTGATGCCCCGGCTGTTGAATGGCTGGCCCGCATGCCCAATGTGCAGGCCCGTGTTTCTTACGATACGCAGCGGACCCGGCTGCATGCCAAGGCTTATTTCTTCAAGCGAGATTCCGGATTTTCCACGGCCTACATCGGATCAGCCAACATGTCCCACGCAGCCATGACCAGCGGCCTGGAGTGGAATCTGAAAGTTACTGAACAGGACATGCTGCATATCCTGGAAAAATTTACTGCAGAATTTGAAACCTACTGGAACAGCCGTGAGTTTATTCCCTTTGATCCAGATGATCCCGGGCAGCTGCGCGAGGCTATCAGCAGGGCAAGAACCTCCAAGGCCCGGGCTCGGGTGTTTTTTGACCTGAGACCGCATCCCTTTCAGGAACGTATCCTGGAAGAACTGGAGCAGGACAGAAAAGTCAATAATCAACACCAAAATCTGGTCGTAGCTGCTACTGGAACCGGAAAGACTGTAATCGCGGCCTTTGATTTTCAACGCTTTTTTCAGAGAAAGCAAAAACAGGTCAAGCTCTTGTTTGTGGCCCATCGCCAGGAAATCCTGGAACAGGCCCAGGATACTTTCAGAAATGTACTTAAGGATCACAACTTTGGCGACCTTCTTGTTGGTCAGCACCAGGCTGAACAGGTAAAGCATCTTTTCTGCTCGGTGAGTATGATCACCAACAGAAGGCTTGGGGAGCAGGTGGGCAGAGATTTTTATGACTTTATCATTATTGATGAGGCCCATCACGGCACAGCAGCCAGTTACCGGCCAATATTCGACAACTTTGAGCCTGAGGTTCTCCTGGGCCTGACCGCAACTCCGGAACGTATGGACGGAGAAAACGTTCTGGCTGACTTCGGCAACCGCATTACTTCAGAAATCCGGCTGCCTGAAGCCCTGGAAGAAAAGCTGCTTTGTCCTTTTCACTACTTTGGTGTGGCTGATCCCATTTCTCTTAATGAGGACCGTTTCTGGCATCACGGCAGATATAACGTGGCTAAACTGGAAAAAATCTATACCGGTGCTCACGTCCAGGCCAGGCAGCGCCTGGATGTAGTCCTTGAGGCTCTGAAACGATACGAACCAGAGCTAGCTCAGATCAAGGGAGTCGGATTTTGCGTATCCATCAGGCATGCACATTACATGGCTGATATGTTCAGCCAGCACGGCATACCTTCAGCAGCGCTGGTATCCGGAATAGACAATAATCAATGCGCCAGCCTACTTGAACAGCTAAGATCTGGAGAGCTTACTTTTCTCTTCACTGTGGATAAGTTGAGCGAAGGAGTGGATGTTCCGGACTTAAACGTGGTCCTGTTTCTACGGCCCACAGAGAGCCTGACAGTTTTCATGCAGCAGTTGGGGCGAGGTCTGCGTCATGCACCTGGAAAGGACTGCCTGACTGTGCTGGACTTTGTAGGCCAGGCTCACAGAAAATATCGCATTGATACAAAACTAAAGGCCCTTCTTCCCAGGCACCGCTTTTCCATAGACCATGAAGTGGAAATGGATTTTCCCCATATGCCGCCTGGCTGCAGCATTCAACTGGACCGAGTCTCCCGTAAATATGTCCTGGAAAATATCCGGGAAAACCTGCGCAACCTGGCAGTGCAAGTTCCGGAGAGGATGCAGAGTTTTGAAAACGAAACCGGACAGCAGCTGACCTTTGGCAATTTTATCAGCCACCACGATTATGAGCCGGAGCGTTTACTGGTCAAAGAGACCTGGAGTGGCTGGAAGTCAAAGGCGAATTTGTCAGCAATACCTGGTGATCCTGATCTGAAGCGCTTGAAAAATGCGCTGATCAGAATCGCCCAGATAAATGGTCCCCGGGAAATAGCCAGGCTGAGAAGAATATTACTGCACTTGCAGGAAAATGATATCACCCAGGCTCTGGCAACTGCCGGAGATACAGCCATTTCCACGCACTACAGGATCTGGGCAGACAAGGCTGGCAACCTGGACATGTCCTCGCTGGAAGATTCATTCACTCGGCTGTCCAGGAATCCTACAATCCTGGCTGACATGGACGAAATCCTGGCCTGGGCGGCTGGTGACTCAAAGATTGAAGGCAGGCAGCCAGGTCTTGTCTTTGAAAGCCCTTTGGAGCTTCATGCCAGGTATTCCAGCAGGGATATAAATGCTGCGCTTGGCCTGGCGGACCTGCACTCACCAGGTCCCACCGGCACTGGCATTTTGCATACAAAAAAAATTAAGACCTATGCCCTGCTGCTCACATTTCAAAAGACCGAGCGCGAATTTTCCCCTACTACCATGTATTCGGACTATCCCATCAGCAGACAGCGCATCCATTGGGAGTCCCAATCCACCAACACCCAACAGGGCCAGACCGGCCAGAACCTGATCCATCACCGGGAAAAAGGCTACACTGTCCTATTCTTTGTCCGGGAACAGAAGAAAAGCCTTGGCGTGACCATGCCTTTTACTTTTCTGGGTCCGGGGGAGATGATAAGCTACGAAGGAGAACGCCCCATCAAGATGGTTTGGGAATTACAGCATCCCATGCCGGTGGAGATGTTTGAGAATAATAGATTGGGCGGATAA
- a CDS encoding class I SAM-dependent methyltransferase: MSSNNFYQNQAQDYCEQTFGIDPSSFLLPLTRYLQPGASILDIGCGTGRDMLWLHNKGFYCTGLDCAPALAELARQHTGLPVIEADFESFDFSGLKEDALLMVGALVHVPHEKFKTVFKHMLQALKVQGTILITLKKGQGTEIRSDGREFYLWQKDDLFQTFSDFSLVCLEYFEQESKIRSSDIWMSFVLQRRNPHRQED, translated from the coding sequence ATGTCTTCAAACAATTTTTACCAAAATCAGGCCCAAGACTATTGTGAACAGACCTTTGGGATTGACCCATCGTCTTTTCTGCTACCCTTGACCAGATATCTTCAACCAGGGGCAAGCATCCTTGACATTGGATGTGGAACAGGTCGGGACATGCTATGGCTCCATAACAAGGGATTTTACTGTACTGGCTTGGATTGCGCCCCTGCTCTGGCAGAATTGGCCCGGCAGCATACGGGTCTTCCTGTTATTGAAGCAGATTTTGAGAGTTTTGACTTCAGTGGATTAAAGGAGGATGCCCTGCTGATGGTTGGAGCCCTGGTACATGTGCCCCATGAAAAGTTCAAGACAGTTTTTAAGCACATGCTCCAGGCCTTGAAAGTCCAGGGTACGATTTTGATCACCCTCAAAAAAGGCCAGGGAACAGAGATCAGATCAGATGGCAGAGAGTTTTACCTCTGGCAAAAGGATGATCTATTCCAAACTTTTAGTGACTTCTCCCTGGTGTGCTTAGAATATTTTGAGCAGGAGTCCAAAATTAGATCCAGCGATATCTGGATGAGTTTTGTGCTGCAAAGAAGAAATCCCCACAGGCAGGAAGATTAA